Proteins from a single region of Hermetia illucens chromosome 3, iHerIll2.2.curated.20191125, whole genome shotgun sequence:
- the LOC119652855 gene encoding protein Aatf, producing the protein MSAKKKKSKTVSDKITEAFLPKAEEDPENDPENLVKIADFNGEDEEVDFDFDSKPSEIRKRNIKLLSEFSDKYKGKVASRKELEASSEEGSEEGLNSDLSDNDDSEIEAYRDELNGIGKDERNSDNSDADDSGDDYQTSDDSEREGSKTNGGFEDSNAFSDSVEGESGDEDSDSVSSFDDEGDQEEDQTQLLTESNQNAEIQKGFAVQNQLKIWEKLLEIRIHSQKILTRANSLPPPVVYDKLCDQNDFSSLASTTIANVENLLENMLEMQSLLSSQFSETKDIFKENKKRSSTGKLVEPPLKRFARTLTANFDLFTPYRNSVLQKWDDRTRILAPGAGGKKGGKSLNDNFDIVRKVEAVLLNKSDLLAKSQTVKGNYRLFGSQENGDTTENGKENLENGQSEEEKLIQSAEVYDDTDFYHQQLRELIEYKSNTTANPAEMSKQFAELQKLRQKMKKKVDTRASKGRKIRYVVHNKLVNFMAPNPNSDWTEESKNELYRSLFAT; encoded by the exons ATGtcggcgaaaaagaaaaaatctaaaaCAGTCTCAGATAAAATCACTGAAGCGTTTCTCCCCAAAGCGGAGGAAGATCCAGAGAATGACCCGGAAAACTTGGTGAAAATAGCGGATTTCAATGGCGAGGATGAGGAAGTCGATTTCGACTTTGATTCGAAACCCAGTGAAATTCGGAAGAGGAACATTAAGCTGTTATCAGAATTCAGTGACAAGTACAAAGGGAAGGTAGCGTCACGTAAGGAACTGGAGGCATCGAGTGAAGAAGGTAGCGAGGAAGGCCTGAACAGCGATTTGAGTGACAACGACGACTCGGAAATAGAGGCTTACAGGGATGAACTGAACGGAATCGGGAAAGACGAAAGAAATTCAGATAACAGTGATGCAGACGATAGCGGGGACGACTATCAAACAAGCGACGACTCGGAACGAGAGGGAAGTAAAACTAACGGTGGGTTCGAAGATTCGAACGCATTTAGCGACAGCGTCGAAGGGGAAAGTGGTGATGAAGATTCTGATTCCGTGAGTTCGTTTGACGATGAAGGTGACCAAGAGGAAGACCAAACACAGCTGCTCACCGAATCCAACCAGAATGCGGAAATTCAAAAAGGCTTCGCTGTCCAAAATCAActgaaaatttgggaaaaactgttggaaattCGTATTCATTCCCAGAAAATATTAACTAGGGCTAATAGTCTCCCCCCTCCAGTCGTATATGACAAATTGTGTGATCAAAATGACTTTAGCAGTCTCGCCAGCACAACCATAGCAAACGTCGAGAATTTGCTAGAGAACATGCTCGAGATGCAAAGTCTCCTCTCTAGTCAGTTCTCCGAGACGAAGGACATcttcaaagaaaacaaaaaacgatCTTCTACGGGCAAACTCGTGGAACCTCCCCTAAAGCGATTCGCCCGGACACTCACAGCAAACTTCGACTTATTCACGCCGTATCGCAATTCAGTTCTACAGAAATGGGACGATCGAACACGAATTCTGGCCCCGGGAGCGGGTGGGAAAAAAGGAGGCAAATCGTTGAACGATAATTTCGATATTGTAAGGAAAGTCGAGGCCGTTCTGCTAAATAAAAGTGATCTGCTGGCCAAGTCGCAAACAGTGAAGGGGAACTACAGGTTGTTCGGATCGCAGGAGAATGGTGACACGACTGAAAATGGAAAGGAGAACTTAGAAAATGGCCAATCTGAAGAAGAGAAACTGATTCAAAGTGCCGAAGTGTACGATGACACAGACTTCTACCACCAACAGCTGCGAGAGCTCATCGAATATAAATCGAATACGACCGCAAACCCCGCAGAGATGTCAAAACAGTTCGCAGAGTTACAGAAATTGAggcagaaaatgaagaagaaggtgGACACGAGAGCTTCGAAGGGACGGAAAATTAG ATATGTTGTTCATAACAAACTCGTCAATTTTATGGCCCCCAATCCAAATAGCGATTGGACTGAAGAGTCCAAAAATGAACTGTATCGTTCTCTGTTTGCAACATGA